From Solidesulfovibrio carbinoliphilus subsp. oakridgensis, the proteins below share one genomic window:
- a CDS encoding L-2-amino-thiazoline-4-carboxylic acid hydrolase: MRQGVTRRMVLRAGLVGACACFLPWPALAKNTGPQAAPAAPVAPPAGFYVTNRDRLLADFKGVCAGAETWLAARTSGPTAKTVAADALRRYETLLPGIPDIGGQSNRNQPFLTMAGWLTALTQAMREKSLPAKDAGRLLYDLYAADWAAVPPQKAKAMGASLFSPAYFASLEDWAATSQKRQHPGDWVGKAVPGDGKTFDLGYDYTECGAVKYFKAQGVAEVAPYYCLNDFLASRAQGTGLVRTGTIAQGAPVCDFRYKRDRPVTQNWDTEVPKFAAPKPA; the protein is encoded by the coding sequence ATGCGGCAGGGTGTGACCAGACGGATGGTGTTGCGGGCGGGTCTGGTCGGAGCCTGCGCCTGTTTCCTGCCCTGGCCGGCCCTGGCCAAAAATACCGGGCCGCAAGCCGCGCCGGCCGCTCCCGTCGCGCCCCCGGCCGGCTTTTACGTGACCAACCGCGACCGGCTGCTGGCCGATTTCAAGGGCGTGTGCGCCGGGGCCGAAACCTGGCTGGCCGCCCGGACTTCCGGGCCCACGGCCAAGACCGTGGCCGCCGACGCCCTGCGCCGCTACGAAACGCTTCTCCCCGGCATCCCGGACATCGGCGGCCAGTCCAACCGCAACCAGCCGTTTCTGACCATGGCCGGCTGGCTGACCGCCCTGACCCAGGCCATGCGCGAAAAAAGCCTGCCCGCCAAGGACGCCGGCCGGCTTCTCTACGACCTCTACGCCGCGGACTGGGCCGCCGTGCCGCCGCAGAAAGCCAAGGCCATGGGCGCGTCCCTTTTCTCCCCGGCCTACTTCGCCTCCCTGGAGGACTGGGCCGCGACCAGCCAGAAGCGCCAGCATCCCGGCGACTGGGTGGGCAAGGCCGTGCCCGGCGACGGCAAGACCTTCGACCTCGGCTACGACTACACCGAGTGCGGCGCGGTCAAATACTTCAAGGCCCAGGGCGTGGCCGAGGTGGCCCCGTACTACTGCCTGAACGACTTCCTGGCCTCCCGGGCCCAGGGCACGGGACTCGTGCGCACAGGCACCATCGCCCAGGGCGCGCCGGTCTGCGACTTCCGCTACAAACGCGACCGCCCCGTCACCCAGAACTGGGACACCGAAGTCCCCAAGTTCGCCGCCCCAAAGCCGGCCTGA
- a CDS encoding dihydrolipoyl dehydrogenase family protein, with translation MTSSPAKRLVVVGSGPGGYEAALTGAAAGLLVTLVERGKLGGVCLNWGCVPTKHLLATTLAVDALEAQARQKLASGTVVPDLAAIQAKKKKLLAATQSAMAKTLEKAGVRLVTGNLTGVSGDGAGRVAHVSVGTGAEALPFDALILALGSRAASFPGVKPDGQAVLGVSPVLDLTEAPESLIIVGAGAIGLEFSEVFHRLGTKVTMVDAAPRLAPLEDPDVSKVVAQVMRRRGIDARAGVSVTSLVTEDGKARMTLAGGEVFVADKALVAIGRFAPTAVPGLAELGAAFASPSPNKAWISTDDTLQAAPGIYAVGDCNGRLLLAHAASSQGAYAARHAAGLVTSPYAPGPIPGCYYGVPEIMRVGDIAAPGEAMSEAAFVANPIAQAHADTAGFARVTWKDGKVAGITAVGHGASAMGTLATVIVAQAWTREQAEALVFPHPGLDETLRAALLADVKTREA, from the coding sequence ATGACCTCTAGCCCGGCCAAACGCCTCGTGGTGGTCGGCTCCGGGCCCGGCGGCTACGAAGCGGCCCTTACCGGCGCGGCAGCGGGCTTGCTTGTGACCCTGGTCGAGCGCGGCAAGCTCGGCGGGGTGTGCCTCAACTGGGGCTGCGTCCCGACCAAGCATCTCCTGGCCACCACGCTGGCCGTGGACGCCCTGGAAGCCCAGGCCAGGCAGAAGCTCGCGTCCGGCACGGTCGTGCCGGACTTGGCCGCCATTCAGGCCAAGAAGAAAAAGCTCTTGGCCGCCACCCAGTCGGCCATGGCCAAGACCCTGGAAAAGGCCGGGGTCCGGCTCGTGACCGGCAACCTGACCGGCGTGTCGGGCGACGGGGCCGGCCGGGTGGCCCACGTGTCCGTGGGCACGGGCGCCGAGGCCCTGCCCTTTGACGCCCTGATCCTGGCGTTGGGGTCCCGGGCCGCCTCGTTTCCCGGGGTCAAGCCGGACGGCCAGGCCGTGCTCGGCGTCTCGCCGGTCCTCGACCTGACCGAGGCCCCGGAGAGCCTCATCATCGTCGGCGCCGGGGCCATCGGCCTCGAATTCTCCGAAGTCTTCCACCGGCTCGGCACCAAGGTGACCATGGTCGACGCCGCCCCGCGCCTGGCACCGCTCGAAGATCCGGACGTGTCCAAGGTGGTGGCCCAAGTCATGCGCCGGCGCGGCATCGACGCCCGGGCCGGGGTGTCGGTCACCTCGCTTGTGACCGAGGACGGCAAGGCCAGGATGACCCTGGCCGGCGGCGAGGTCTTCGTGGCGGACAAGGCGCTGGTGGCCATCGGCCGCTTCGCGCCCACGGCCGTGCCGGGCCTGGCCGAACTCGGCGCGGCCTTTGCCAGCCCCTCGCCCAACAAGGCCTGGATCAGCACCGACGACACCTTGCAGGCCGCGCCCGGCATCTATGCCGTGGGCGACTGCAACGGCCGCCTGCTCCTGGCCCACGCCGCCTCCAGCCAGGGGGCCTACGCCGCCCGCCACGCCGCCGGCCTCGTGACCAGTCCTTACGCGCCGGGACCGATCCCGGGCTGCTACTACGGCGTGCCCGAGATCATGCGCGTGGGCGACATCGCCGCCCCGGGCGAGGCCATGTCCGAAGCTGCCTTCGTGGCCAACCCCATCGCCCAGGCCCATGCCGACACGGCCGGTTTCGCCCGGGTCACCTGGAAGGACGGCAAGGTGGCCGGCATCACGGCTGTCGGCCACGGCGCCTCGGCCATGGGCACGCTGGCCACGGTCATCGTGGCCCAGGCCTGGACGCGCGAGCAGGCCGAAGCCCTCGTCTTCCCCCACCCGGGCCTGGACGAGACCCTGCGCGCGGCGCTGCTCGCGGACGTGAAAACAAGAGAAGCATAA